GCAGCGCTGCTGGCTTCTGTCCTGCCTTCAGTCTGAGGGAGACCCTGGGTGCAGCAAGGGATTGGGGCCCGTTATGTCTCAGTGGAGGGGACGGTCTGGGCCAAGAGACCCATCAGGGATGAATGAGGGAGTCGGGGAGATGGAGGGGGCCAGGGAGGAGACCGAGAGGCCGGCTCGGCCTGTCAGGGGCTGAGAGAGGGCCTGGGCgggctcccctgcccctcccctgggcactcctctctcccctcccctcccctcccctcccaccccagcctctgGGCCCGCTGCAGGCAGGAGCCCTCTGGCCTGCTGGGACTCCTGTTCCCTGGTCCTGTCTCATGCCATTAGCTAAGGATACCTCCAGTCCTGCACGTCAGCAGTGCTGTCAAAGGCTCTGCTGGTTTAGTGCTCCCCATCTGGCCCGAGCCTCTGAGGAAGCAGGATGCGTGCGGGAGTCCAGGGAGGAGGGCGAGGGGGATTTTGAGACAGACCCTGAGTTCCTGAGACAAGGGACGGGGGGTGGCCGGGGAGGGAAGGCGAGCTCTCTGGATTCTGAAAGCCACGCAGAGCGGCTCGGCTGGAGGCAGAGCTGCCGCTGGAGTTCTGTTCCTGGAAGAGGGTCCGAGTCCACAGGTGGGGGCCAGCCCCAAGGCCAGAGTGCTGTGTGCTGGGCGGCCCCGACTTCTCTGCCCTCGGCCGGGAAGGGGCAGCTCGGAGACGCAGGGCTGCCTTGCTGCACCTCCACCTCCGGGGCCTGGCTCCTCCGAGCCTGGTTTACCGCAGAATATTTTTAGCTGACAGTTCCTGCTCACAGCTGCGTGTTCacccttaaatattttattgagttcCTTTTTATCGATCACGGGCCTGTGTCCCTTAGACGCGGAAATACGGTGCAGCGTGTGTCCCAAGCCCCCCGGCTGTCCCTCCCGCCCCGTCTCCCTGACCTGTGCCGCACACGACCCGGGTGTaggctctccctccccctccacagATGTTCACGCCCCAAGCCCCTGTCCCCGTGCCGTGGCCCCCCTCCCCGCATCGGACCATTTGGAGCCCCCGTGCGTCCCCATGAGCCGCCTCTCCGAcccctctctctctgcttcccttcCTGGGCCCGTGGGCTCCTGGGTGTCTCCCTGCACCTGGCCTGCCTCCCTGTCCCTAGTATTAATCATCCGCTCACTGGCTCCTCCCATTTGATAGGAagggaaggtgggggggggggcgccgAGGCCTTTCCTGTCACCTCGTATGTTAAACGCCCCCTGGCCTGCCCCCACTTGCCTTGCTCTTGGCCTGCAGCATCCTTGTCACCCGTGTGTGCTTCCTCAGTTGTTTGTCTGCCCCCTGCGAGCAGGGGACTCTGTTTTAGCTGCTCTGTCCCCACTACCTGGCACGAGGTGGGCACACGTGctgtggaatgaatgagtgaacaaatgaacaaacctgAAAAGCAAGAGGGTTGGTCAGGCGGGCAGGGTGGCGGGCAGTTGGATCTGGCCGGCTTGCCCTGGTCCCTCCGTGCCCTGCAGGCTCCGCATCAGCCCTGAGTGCTAGGCGCCAAGCCCTGGGGCTGGCGGGGCATGCCCTCCCCATCCCTTGTCCTGCCCCCTTTCTCCTCTTGGGGAGGAGCGAGCGGTGACTGTGGCCCTTCCTCCACACGGTGGGGTGCCCCTGAGTTTGCTGGCAGAAAGTAAGAACTTCACAAGCCAGAGTTGGGGTTCACCTGTGCACGGCCCTCAGCACCCTGCCGGCCCACGCTGGCCTCTCCCCGCAGGTGTTCCGGAGCGGGGAGGGCATGGGCATCCGCCTGGACAACGCCTCTGCCTTCCAAGGCGCCGTCATCTCCCCCCACTACGACTCCCTGCTGGTCAAAGTCATCGCCCACGGCAAGGACCACCCCACAGCCGCCACGAAGATGAGCAGAGCCCTTGCCGAGTTCAGAGTCCGAGGCGTAAAGGTGAGAGTCTGCAGGCCCGAGATGCCCATTGGCCTCTCGGTCAGGCCCTGTCACCTGTGTATAGCTGGAGATGGAATCACAGCCACACACTGTCTTGTCCCTGAGGCCAGCGCTGCTCGAGTAGCTGCGGGCAGTCCCTGGGCAGACACTGCCGCCAGACGCTCTGCAAGGCAGGAGGGCCAGCAGGACGGGGCTCTGCCCCTCGGGGATCACGCTGCCCAGCCCCCTATGGAGGGTGGCGGCCCGGCAGACccactcctcctcctcatctgAGAGTCCCGGGGGATGCTCTACCCGTGCTGAGGACACCGTCCTCCCCTGCCCACTGCACACGGGGAGCTGGGTGGCTGACGGCCCCTCCGCACCGCCCTCTCCTTCTCGGCTGCTCCAGCCCTGCTGCGTCCAGGCTCGGCGCTGGGTCTGGGGCGCGTGGGCAGCACTGTCCTCTCTCAGCCCCACGTCATTCCCCTCACCTGTTGACGTGCTCCACGGTGTCTGGCAGGTGCTCCGAGGGTGCAGAAGCGTTTTGAAAAAGCACGTGGGAGGGAGGAGCCTGTGGGGCTCGGCCCACCTCCCGGGGTCCGTGCTACGGGGCCTCCGCACTTCCGTGAGGTGCCTTAGGGCTCCCGGCCGGGGGGCCATTTCCTGCACACGTGTCGTGACACTGTGTGCTCCACCCGCTTCTCGCTGCGGGGGCTTGGTTTCCCACCACGGCGTCCCAGGGCTGCTTCCGGTGGGGGTGGCCGGTGTGCAGGGGGCCTGGCCACCCCACCCCTTGCCTGCCTGCTTCTGTTGCTCTGTGTTGTCCTGTTGGTGACCCTGGCTGGCCCCTGCCGTGGTTGTGCCCCTGGGCCATAGGACCCTCCACCTGTCCTGCGGGCTGGAGGGCTCCTGAGCACCCACTGCCTTAGAGCTGGAAGGTGGAGAAGGGAGACCAGGGCCATGGGGGCCGTGGAGGGGCTGAGGAAGGCGGGAGGCTGACAGCAGGCTGGGGCACGAGCATCCTGCCCAAATGTGCTCCTGGACCAGGCCACTGGCCCTGCCAACGCTGCGCCGCAGCCCTGCAGGCTGCCTGCCCTCCCCCGCTTCCCCTGTGCCTTTTCCACCCTCTCTCCGCGGCCCCTTGCAGGACTCACGCTCTCCTGCTCTTCTCTGTTGAAGaccttgtttcattttatttaaaccaGGATCTCTCTTGGGCCACATCCAGGTATGTGTTCCGGGGCTGGGCGGACAGGCTCACGTGTGTGTCGATGCCATGCACACGTACAAGTGTGTGAGCTTGGTCTGCCACACGTGTACGCACGCACTTTATCGCGCCAACTCCCACTGGGCTGGCATCAGAGCCACAGTGGGCCCCCTTAGGCAGAAAGGGCCACACACCCCTCAGCACAGGTGTAGCACTGCGGACCTGGGGTGCCACGCCCACCCTCCGCAGCGGGATCCGGGCACCTGCATGTCCTCGAAGCACTGGGTGCACGGGCCGCGCCACACGTGCCTGGAAGTGTGTTTGGAGCACTGATTCCTCCCAGCTGACGCCCAGGAGCAGTGGTTGTTTGAAGGCTGGAGGAGGCCTGTCTGGGCCAGAGGCTGGCGGGGACCTGGGCCTGGAGGAGGCAGGGCAGGGCACGCCGCCCCGTGACTGTGGCTCCTTGAGGTGGGGACTAGAGTAGTGGCCGTGTGGGCGTGGTCCCCCTTGGTGTCTGCCCCTGGGTGTCCAACAAGAGCAAAGCCACGAGGGGCGTCAGTGGAGCGGTGGAGAGCCAGGATCTTGCTCAGGGCCTGCATCCTTGACAGGAATCTTCTAGGGGGGTTCCAGACTGAGAGCAGGGCAACGGGATTCCAAGTCCCTTTCCAGTCCCTTTGGGATGACATTTTATACATCCAGAAGGTGCCCTGGCTGACAGTGAATAGGTTGTCACCCACGGGAGCCAATGGGGACTTCCTTACTGAGTTGCTAAGAACGTTACTAGCCCAAGTCCCTTTGCCCAGAAGGGCTGCACTGCCTCCCACCTGCTCCCTTTGCTGCCCTGTGCACTGTAACGCCCATGCCAGGTGAGGGCGAGACATCCTGCCCACGCGCTGTCAGGAAGGGGCGTTCCCTGCGCTCAGACGTGGGCACAGAGCACAGAGGCGCTGGGCCCCACAGCACTCCAGGGCCCGATGGCACCCCAGGCTGGCTGGGCCTCCACGGGGCTGGTAGCCCCAGCGCTGACCCTGTCTTGTTTGTGCCTCCACTGGCCTGGAGTCCCCCCTCTCTTTTCAGGGAACCTAGCAGGGCAAGACCAGAGACTAGCGCTGAGGTGACCTCagtaattttattataaagaaaaacaagactTGCACTTGGTGGCTGTAGCCCCTGCCTCAGAGGCCATGAGCACCTGTCACAGGGACCTGTCCCATTTTGCCCGACTGGAGGCCAGAACCAGGGAGAGGGCCCCCTGTCCTGCCCAAGGGACCCAGGGTAAAACCAGGAGGGACTCCCAGGCAGCACTGACCCACCGGGCCAGGAGGCTGCCCACCCCACACCCTCTGCCGCCCACCCCGGGCTGGCTCCCTTGCCATCACACTACACTCTCTTCCAGCCGCTCGGCGCTGCCCCCCATGCCCCGGCACCCGGCCCCGAGCAGCCCCCCGTGCACAGAGTGGCTCCGTCGGGCCCAGGCCCCTCCGAGGCGCCTGGCATACCCATAGCACCCTCCCGTGTCTCCCAGGTCCAGGGAGCAGCTGCGCTGGGGGCGAGGCGGGGGGCTCCGTGGTGGGTGCGTCTTGGGTGTGGGGCTGGGGCCCCCGTTGGTCTGGGATTGGACGTGGCTGAGCTTGAGGGGGAGGCGGCCATTCCCGGCCCCCCGGCCCCGAACCAGCAAGGCCACAGTGAAGACCAGTAAGGCAGCCACCAGCACCCCCCCGACAGCCACGGTCAGCGTCCCGCCCAGCACATGGGCCTGCAGGGCGTGGCACAGGGGCATGGCTGGCAGCGTGGAAAAGTGGGCACAGCCCAGCAGCCTAGTGGCTGTGAGGTCGGAAGGCCCAGCAGCAGGTGACAGGGCCAGCAGACAGAGGTCATAGTCGGCACCTGGGACCAGGTGTTTCAGCAGGAAGTGGTGGCTGGAGGCTGGGACGATCCTGCGGGCAAGGGCAGGAGGTCAGAGCACAGGCACGGgggcccaggccccagcccacCCCCCACCAGCCTCACCACGCGCCCCCAGGTCCCAGCTCTGCGCACCCCCTTCCCCAGGACCGCATGGGCCTGTGTGTTCActgaagaaggcagagaaaacaAGACAGGCGCGTGTGGCCCTGGAGCTGGTTGTCAGAGGCCGGAAAGGTGTGCGCGTTGACACCCGGGCCCAGGGCTGGCCTTGAGGCGGTAGAGAATCACACGCCAGACGCACAAACAACATGCGTGTGCGGGCCAAGCCCACAAGCTTAAATGCAGACGGCCGCCAATTACCGGAGGCCTCACCGGCTCTGCCACACCTGAGGcctccccttccccgccccctgCAGCCCCCACTCGGCCCAGGCAGCTCAGAAGCTGAGGAGGGGTGTGTGGAAGCCCcgaggagagagaaggagcagGAGAGGTGGCCAAGCCCAAGGGGTGGAGCTGGGCTCAGAGGAGGGCGGCTGGGGGTGACGCTGGGGGCCACGGACTACGAAGCGCCTCCTCACCGGTACATGAGGGTCTCGTCCTCGCTGCTGTTGTACTGGATTTGGAACATCCACACAGGGTCCGCCGGCCGCCCTGGCCCCCAGCTCACTAGCCCCGAGGTGGCGGTCACCTCTGTCACCTGCACGGCTGGCTCAGACTCCAGCGTCCCCTCGCCCTCGGCAGCAGTGCGGGCTGAGGCGGCGATGTCCGAGGGCCCCGGTCGGGCCCCCTCGGTACTGCCGTTCCCTCCGTGGGGCAAGGCCAGGACCCGTAGTTCTACCCGCGCTGTGGCCTCGCCGGCAGGGTTGGTGGCAATGCAGGTGTAGCCCCCCGCGTCCGCGGAACCCGTCACCCCAATCTCCAGGGTCCCATTGGGAAAAGCCCGGGCTCGGGAGGAGTTGCCGACCAGCCGGTCGTCAGGGCCGACCCAGTGCATGGTGGGCGCGGGGTCGCCGAGGGCCCGGCACCGCAGTGTGGCCCGCTGGCCCTCCAGCACCCAGAGGCGCTGCGTGTGGCGGGCAATGAGGGGCGGCTCACAGGAGAACTCGCCC
This region of Mesoplodon densirostris isolate mMesDen1 chromosome 7, mMesDen1 primary haplotype, whole genome shotgun sequence genomic DNA includes:
- the LRFN4 gene encoding leucine-rich repeat and fibronectin type-III domain-containing protein 4 is translated as MAPPLLLLLLASGAAACPLPCVCQNLSESLSTLCAHRGLLFVPPNVDRRTVELRLADNFIQALGPPDFRNMTGLVDLTLSRNAITRIGARAFGDLESLRSLHLDGNRLVELGTSSLRGPVNLQHLILSGNQLGRIAPGAFDDFLDTLEDLDLSYNNLRQVPWAGIGAMPALHTLNLDHNLIDALPPGAFAQLGQLSRLDLTSNRLATLAPDPLFSRGRNAEASPAPLVLSFSGNPLHCNCELLWLRRLARPDDLETCASPPGLAGRYFWAVPEGEFSCEPPLIARHTQRLWVLEGQRATLRCRALGDPAPTMHWVGPDDRLVGNSSRARAFPNGTLEIGVTGSADAGGYTCIATNPAGEATARVELRVLALPHGGNGSTEGARPGPSDIAASARTAAEGEGTLESEPAVQVTEVTATSGLVSWGPGRPADPVWMFQIQYNSSEDETLMYRIVPASSHHFLLKHLVPGADYDLCLLALSPAAGPSDLTATRLLGCAHFSTLPAMPLCHALQAHVLGGTLTVAVGGVLVAALLVFTVALLVRGRGAGNGRLPLKLSHVQSQTNGGPSPTPKTHPPRSPPPRPQRSCSLDLGDTGGCYGYARRLGGAWARRSHSVHGGLLGAGCRGMGGSAERLEESVV